One region of Polynucleobacter sp. MWH-Aus1W21 genomic DNA includes:
- a CDS encoding AlpA family transcriptional regulator, with protein MSHSNPQIPPITLMRIPQILQVMPVSKSKFWLMVQKGEFPKPIKIGRSSFWTIEQVQAYLRERMGQSTN; from the coding sequence ATGAGTCACTCCAACCCTCAGATCCCGCCAATTACTTTAATGAGAATTCCGCAAATTTTGCAGGTGATGCCAGTATCAAAATCCAAGTTTTGGCTAATGGTACAAAAAGGTGAATTTCCTAAGCCAATCAAAATTGGAAGGTCGTCGTTTTGGACAATTGAACAGGTGCAAGCTTACCTTCGAGAAAGAATGGGTCAATCCACTAATTGA
- a CDS encoding YdaU family protein has translation MNYYEHHIGDYAEATAHLTFIEDATYSRLIRKYYATEKPLPMDVKLVQRLINARSKEEKNAVVSVLNEFFTLTDEGWRQERCDHEIARFKDKQLKARRSAEGRWQSYPNAEPPTENPSNNACVRIATAMRTHCSPDTKHQSPVTNLHTPGKQNNVGKKEKISQGPPIPAQEEKDSHERNEKYKCFAAMISKEGRAIALDDYRIRDIVNLGVTEAEVADAITKAKETRMKVSNPTPINAGYVLAILKGTRKKLETAQADEDAWWKTNEGIDAKGRELDMRAQGAENYDTFKTRIFAELRKRQEALNAK, from the coding sequence ATGAATTACTACGAGCATCACATTGGAGACTACGCAGAAGCAACGGCGCATCTCACCTTTATTGAAGACGCAACCTATAGCCGACTCATTCGAAAGTACTACGCCACAGAAAAACCATTGCCAATGGATGTGAAGCTCGTGCAAAGATTAATCAATGCGCGATCAAAAGAAGAAAAAAATGCAGTGGTCTCGGTCCTTAATGAATTTTTTACCCTCACTGATGAAGGTTGGCGACAGGAGCGTTGCGATCATGAAATAGCGCGGTTTAAAGACAAGCAGCTCAAAGCCAGGCGGAGTGCAGAAGGCAGGTGGCAGTCATATCCAAATGCTGAGCCCCCAACGGAAAATCCATCCAACAATGCATGCGTTCGCATTGCGACCGCAATGCGAACGCATTGCTCACCAGACACCAAACACCAGTCACCAGTAACCAATCTCCATACACCAGGCAAACAAAACAATGTGGGTAAAAAGGAAAAAATTTCCCAAGGACCACCCATACCCGCGCAAGAGGAAAAAGATTCTCATGAGCGCAACGAAAAATATAAATGCTTTGCAGCCATGATCAGCAAGGAGGGCAGAGCTATTGCATTAGACGACTACCGCATACGGGATATTGTCAATCTGGGGGTAACGGAGGCTGAGGTGGCAGATGCCATCACCAAAGCTAAGGAAACCCGCATGAAAGTCTCAAACCCAACGCCAATCAACGCCGGTTATGTCTTAGCCATTCTCAAGGGCACGCGCAAAAAGTTGGAAACCGCCCAAGCGGATGAAGACGCTTGGTGGAAAACGAATGAGGGCATAGATGCCAAGGGCAGGGAACTTGACATGAGGGCTCAAGGGGCAGAGAACTACGATACCTTCAAAACTCGAATCTTTGCTGAACTACGTAAGCGCCAGGAGGCTCTCAATGCAAAGTAA